One Streptosporangium sp. NBC_01495 DNA window includes the following coding sequences:
- the atpE gene encoding ATP synthase F0 subunit C — protein MSILAEVNGSLNALGSIGYGLAAIGPGIGVGIIFGQGVQAIARQPEAYGLIRQNMLLGFVLTEALALIGLVAPFMFR, from the coding sequence ATGTCGATCCTCGCTGAGGTCAACGGCTCCCTCAACGCTCTCGGCTCGATCGGTTACGGCCTCGCCGCGATCGGCCCCGGCATCGGCGTCGGCATCATCTTCGGCCAGGGTGTGCAGGCCATCGCCCGCCAGCCCGAGGCCTACGGCCTGATCCGCCAGAACATGCTGCTCGGCTTCGTTCTGACCGAGGCGCTGGCCCTCATCGGCCTCGTCGCGCCCTTCATGTTCCGCTAA
- the atpB gene encoding F0F1 ATP synthase subunit A encodes MSTLTLLAPGDEFTPPGLELFDAAPIISGVAWFTKPVLLALLSTVVVIAFCWSAFGNPKLVPRGVQNIGEMGYVFVRDQVARPFLGKDADRWMGLLLSMFFMVWVWNLMGVIPGLQFPVASHIAFPIVLALSVYVLKIYLGFKHQGVGGYFKNMMFPPGLPKPIYVLLAPIELLSNMIIAPFTHAVRLFANMFAGHIILAFFSLVGFWFLFEKLTPLGAPLGVIGVIMTIAMTGFEMFIQFLQAFLFSMLAAMYIGNSLHAEH; translated from the coding sequence GTGAGCACGCTGACGCTCCTCGCTCCCGGGGACGAGTTCACGCCTCCGGGACTCGAACTCTTCGACGCCGCCCCGATCATCTCGGGCGTCGCCTGGTTCACGAAGCCGGTGCTGCTGGCCCTGTTGAGCACGGTCGTCGTCATCGCCTTCTGCTGGTCGGCCTTCGGCAACCCGAAGCTGGTGCCGCGGGGCGTGCAGAACATCGGTGAGATGGGCTACGTCTTCGTCCGCGACCAGGTCGCCCGGCCGTTCCTCGGCAAGGACGCGGACCGGTGGATGGGACTGCTGCTCAGCATGTTCTTCATGGTCTGGGTCTGGAACCTGATGGGTGTCATCCCCGGCCTGCAGTTCCCGGTCGCCTCGCACATCGCCTTCCCGATCGTGCTGGCGCTGAGCGTCTACGTCCTCAAGATCTACCTGGGCTTCAAGCACCAGGGTGTGGGCGGCTACTTCAAGAACATGATGTTCCCGCCGGGGTTGCCCAAGCCGATCTACGTGCTGCTGGCCCCGATCGAGCTGCTCTCCAACATGATCATCGCGCCCTTCACCCACGCGGTGCGACTGTTCGCCAACATGTTCGCCGGCCACATCATCCTGGCCTTCTTCAGCCTCGTCGGCTTTTGGTTCCTCTTCGAGAAGCTCACCCCGCTGGGCGCCCCGCTCGGCGTGATCGGCGTGATCATGACGATCGCGATGACGGGCTTCGAGATGTTCATCCAGTTCCTGCAGGCGTTCCTCTTCTCGATGCTCGCCGCGATGTACATCGGCAACTCGCTGCACGCCGAGCACTAA
- a CDS encoding AtpZ/AtpI family protein, with amino-acid sequence MSEKKIRPEDDGRDFASAAWSIPSYLLSGMILYGGAGWLLSEWTGVVAFTPIGLILGVALSVYLVYRKYGR; translated from the coding sequence ATGAGCGAAAAGAAAATCCGGCCCGAAGACGACGGCCGCGACTTCGCCAGCGCCGCCTGGTCGATCCCCAGCTATCTCCTCTCAGGGATGATTCTGTACGGCGGTGCGGGCTGGTTGCTGTCCGAGTGGACTGGCGTGGTCGCCTTCACCCCGATCGGATTAATTCTCGGGGTCGCTCTATCCGTCTACCTGGTCTACCGGAAGTACGGTCGCTAG
- a CDS encoding glycosyltransferase family 4 protein: protein MREYLLMALVAAAVTYLLVPLVRVFAVRIGAMPEVRDRDVHTTPTPRLGGLAMYGGLVAGLLIAGELPYAGGKLAAEGQGKTVIALIAAGGLITLTGFLDDWLGMDALVKLAGQIGAAGVLVTFGVSLPWLPLPTALGGQTILDSTLSPLITILIVVVMINAVNFVDGLDGLAAGIVGIAAMATWTYSVALSKDYGDTSINATAVIASVLIGICLGFLPHNFHPAKIFMGDTGAMLIGLVLASTMILVTPLDSSSINRFPVILPLLVPVAILVLPLLDLIMAVIRRTSNGLSPFSPDRGHLHHRLLDIGHSHRRSVMIMYAWTFLFAFAVVALSIEGVPLVLFPLTVLLAIGVLVMMALPRWRARRDLGGAEGRGGLAPAAPTGPEGPAAGPGRHAGPGGQPPGRVRPHPYPSEAPGPRSVAAGDDTATLSVLPDLSLSAPRQGFSNPETPL, encoded by the coding sequence GTGCGCGAATACCTACTCATGGCGCTCGTCGCGGCCGCGGTGACGTACCTGCTGGTTCCGCTGGTCCGCGTTTTCGCCGTCCGCATCGGTGCCATGCCCGAGGTCCGCGATCGTGACGTGCACACCACGCCGACGCCCAGGCTCGGCGGTCTGGCGATGTACGGCGGTCTCGTCGCCGGTCTGCTGATCGCCGGGGAGCTGCCCTACGCCGGGGGCAAGCTGGCGGCCGAGGGCCAGGGCAAGACCGTGATCGCGTTGATCGCCGCGGGTGGCCTGATCACGCTGACCGGCTTCCTGGACGACTGGCTGGGGATGGACGCCCTCGTCAAGCTCGCCGGGCAGATCGGCGCCGCGGGGGTGCTCGTCACCTTCGGGGTCAGCCTGCCGTGGCTTCCGCTGCCCACCGCGCTGGGCGGGCAGACCATCCTCGACTCGACGCTGAGCCCGCTGATCACGATTCTGATCGTGGTCGTCATGATCAACGCCGTCAACTTCGTCGACGGGCTCGACGGGCTGGCCGCGGGGATCGTGGGCATCGCCGCCATGGCCACCTGGACGTACTCGGTGGCCCTGTCGAAGGACTACGGCGACACCAGCATCAACGCGACGGCGGTCATCGCCTCGGTGCTCATCGGGATCTGCCTGGGCTTCCTGCCGCACAACTTCCACCCGGCGAAGATCTTCATGGGCGACACGGGGGCGATGCTGATCGGCCTGGTCCTCGCCTCCACGATGATTCTGGTCACACCGCTCGACTCCAGCAGCATCAACCGTTTCCCCGTCATCCTCCCCCTCCTCGTGCCGGTCGCGATCCTGGTGCTCCCGCTGCTGGACCTGATCATGGCGGTGATCCGGCGCACGTCCAACGGCCTGTCGCCGTTCTCGCCCGACCGGGGGCATCTGCACCATCGCCTGCTGGACATCGGCCACTCGCACCGCCGCAGCGTCATGATCATGTACGCGTGGACCTTCCTGTTCGCCTTCGCGGTCGTGGCGCTGTCCATCGAGGGTGTCCCGCTCGTCCTGTTCCCGCTGACCGTGCTGCTCGCCATCGGCGTGCTGGTGATGATGGCGCTGCCCCGCTGGCGAGCCCGCCGCGACCTCGGCGGGGCCGAGGGGCGCGGCGGGCTCGCTCCCGCCGCTCCCACCGGTCCCGAGGGCCCCGCGGCGGGGCCGGGCCGGCACGCGGGGCCTGGTGGGCAGCCGCCGGGCCGGGTCAGGCCCCATCCGTATCCCTCGGAGGCGCCGGGGCCCCGTTCGGTCGCCGCCGGCGACGACACGGCCACGTTGTCGGTGCTGCCCGACCTGTCACTCAGCGCTCCCCGGCAGGGTTTCTCAAACCCTGAGACGCCGCTTTGA
- the glyA gene encoding serine hydroxymethyltransferase gives MGAEPYYGPDFGLLQREDPEIASVLLDELDRLRGGIQLIASENFTSPAVLAALGSTLTNKYAEGYPGRRYYAGCEVVDRAERLAIDRAKRLFGAEHVNVQPHSGASANLAAYAALLQPGDTMLAMELSHGGHLTHGSKVNFSGRWFDVVAYGVRRDTELIDYDEVRDLALRHQPKMIICGATAYPREIDFAAFRGIADEVGAWLLADVAHTVGLMAGRALPSAVPYADVVTFTTHKALRGPRGGGIMCTGELGPRIDRAVFPFVQGGPLMHAVAAKAVAFGEALRPEFAEYARRVVANAQVLADALAAEGMRPVSGGTDSHLALIDLRDVGISGAVAEQRCHAAGITLNRNAIPYDPEPPTVTSGIRVGTPCVTTQGMGPEEMKEVASMVAQVIHNPDATGEIRERAAVLARAHQIYPSEL, from the coding sequence ATGGGCGCAGAACCGTACTACGGGCCGGATTTCGGTCTCCTGCAGCGCGAGGACCCGGAGATCGCGAGCGTGCTCCTCGACGAGCTCGACCGGCTCCGCGGAGGCATCCAGCTGATCGCGAGTGAGAACTTCACCTCGCCCGCCGTGCTCGCCGCACTCGGCTCGACGCTCACCAACAAGTACGCCGAGGGCTACCCCGGCAGGCGTTACTACGCCGGGTGCGAGGTCGTCGACCGGGCCGAGCGGCTCGCGATCGACCGGGCCAAGCGGCTGTTCGGCGCCGAGCACGTCAACGTGCAGCCCCACTCCGGCGCCTCGGCGAACCTGGCGGCCTACGCGGCCCTGCTCCAGCCGGGCGACACCATGCTGGCGATGGAGCTGTCGCACGGCGGCCACCTCACGCACGGCTCCAAGGTCAACTTCTCGGGACGCTGGTTCGACGTCGTGGCGTACGGGGTGCGCAGGGACACCGAGCTGATCGACTACGACGAGGTCAGGGACCTGGCGCTGCGGCACCAGCCCAAAATGATCATCTGTGGTGCCACCGCCTACCCCCGTGAGATCGACTTCGCCGCCTTCCGGGGTATCGCGGACGAGGTGGGCGCCTGGCTGCTCGCCGACGTCGCGCACACCGTCGGCCTGATGGCCGGGCGGGCCCTGCCGTCCGCCGTGCCGTACGCGGACGTGGTGACCTTCACCACGCACAAGGCGCTGCGCGGCCCGAGGGGCGGCGGGATCATGTGCACGGGGGAGCTGGGGCCCAGGATCGACCGCGCGGTCTTCCCGTTCGTGCAGGGCGGCCCGCTCATGCACGCGGTGGCGGCCAAGGCGGTCGCGTTCGGCGAGGCGCTGCGGCCGGAGTTCGCGGAGTACGCTCGCCGGGTGGTGGCCAACGCCCAGGTGCTGGCCGACGCGCTGGCCGCCGAGGGCATGCGGCCCGTCTCCGGGGGCACCGACAGCCATCTGGCGCTGATCGACCTGCGCGACGTCGGGATCTCCGGCGCGGTGGCCGAGCAGCGGTGCCACGCGGCCGGGATCACGCTGAACCGCAACGCGATCCCGTACGACCCGGAGCCACCCACGGTGACCTCGGGGATCCGGGTCGGCACCCCCTGTGTCACGACCCAGGGGATGGGGCCCGAGGAGATGAAGGAGGTGGCCTCGATGGTGGCGCAGGTCATCCACAACCCCGACGCGACGGGGGAGATACGGGAGCGCGCCGCGGTGCTGGCGAGAGCCCATCAGATATATCCCAGCGAACTATGA